AGTTTCCATATCAATAAATCCGAATTTGTGAATTATAAGGGTATTTGCTCCGGCTGGGTATTGCAATTTTGAAAAAAACAGGGATTTCTGCCTTGCAATGGCGCATAAACTACGGCACAATCAAGGTCTGTGAAAATCCTCGCAGTCAGCGATCAGGTAGTCGAACGCGTCTATTCCCTTGCGTCGAACGGTCATTTCAGCGACGTCGGGCTGATTCTCGGTTGCGGTGACCTGCCTTATACCTATCTCGAATTTCTAGTGACGGTGCTGAATGCGCCATTGTTTTATGTGCCAGGGAATCACGACCCTGATTTCAATCCTCGAGATTCGAATTCGAAAGCAGAAGGCGGCTCAAATCTGGACCTCAAGACATTCTGTCATAAAAATATATTGATCGGCGGCTTCGGCGGTTCCGTGCGCTACCGGCCCGATGGGACCAACCAATACACCCAATGGGAAGCGTACCTGAGGGCATTCGGAATGATACCCCGACTCCTTTCCAACCGGCTCCGATACGGGCGCGCCCTTGATATTCTTATCAGTCATTCACCGCCCTCAGGCATCCATGACGATACCGATCAACCCCATCATGGGCTGAGCGCCATCAATTGGCTGATCCGATTCGCCCGTCCCCGCATCCACCTGCATGGACACACTCACTTTTATCGCAGTAACATCGCCAAAAAGGAGACAGGGTTCGGATGCACGACCATAATCAATGTCTATCCTTACAAAGTGATCGAATTTTCGACTTTAGACCCAATCAATAAAGAAAAGCGAGCAGACCATGCCCAATGAACTCGATTCCCTGGTTCGCGCCGATTTCAGCCGCGCGCGTTTCAAGTCATTCATCAACCAGGTTTTTTCGGTGCTTTCCGGCCAGCGCACCACCCTTCTTTCGTACGATGCCGTCAAGGAGAAGTTGAAGATCGGAGGTCCCATTTACAGGGGTGTCAAAACTGTCCGGGTGGACCAGATTGCGGGGAGTCTGAACCGGTATCATGAGTTCGATAACGCATTCCTCCCCAAGGAAGATCAGCTTGCCGGAAGGTGGCAAAAAGTGGACCGCGCCTTTTACCAGGATATCCACCTCCCTCCCGTGGTGCTCTACAAGGCGGGGCAGGTTTATTTCGTTGTGGATGGACATCACCGCGTATCTGTCGCGCGTGAGCAAAAACAGGAATTCATCGAAGCCGAGGTCCGCGAATGCGCCACACGGGTCAATATCACCCCCGAGATCAAGCCGGAAGACCTGGAAATCCTAGGCGCTAAAGTGGATTTTCTCGAGCGGACAGGCTTGGATAAACTCCGCCCGGATGCGGACATCAAGCTTAACGTCCCTGACGGTTTCACCCGCATGCTGGAGCACATCGCCGTGCACCGCTATTTCATGGGTTTGGATTTCAAACGCAATATCTCAGAGCGTGAAGCGGTCGAGCACTGGTACGACAAGGTCTACCTGCCCATTGTGAACATCATCCGTCAAAGCGGATTATTGGAGGATTTCCCCGGCAAAACCGAAGGCGATCTTTATCTTTGGACGCTCGACCATCAACACTATTTGTATCAAGAGGAAGGCCAACCGCTCCAGCCACCGGAGACCGCCGCAAAACAATTCATCGAAGAAAACGAGTAAATCCATCTCCAATGATACTTATTGCATTCAAGCCTTTTGCAAGGTAAACACGTTAAGGCGATACGTCATTCCCTATACTCAAAAGAGAATATCATGACCGACCTCCACCCCCTTTCCGGTGTATACGCCGCCGCGGTTACTCCCTATCTCGGCATCCCCAAAACGCCAGGCAGACCCGATACCGCCTTCGATTTCGAACTGCTCGCCGGTTTTCTCCACTTCCTTGCCGAACGGGGATGTCATGGGGCATTGTTATTTGGAACGACGGGGGAGGGTCCATCCTTCTCGCCCCGCGAACGCGAAGCGGTTCTTCGATCCATCCGGGTGATCCGTCATCAAATACGGGATTTTAAATTATTGGTGGGGACAGGGACATCCAGCCTTTCAGAGACCATCGAGTTGACAAAACTCGCTTACGACCTAGGCTATGACGGGACAGTTGTCCTCCCGCCCTATTATTACCGCAAGGCAACGGAGGACGGCTTGTTCCAGTGGTTCAGCGAATTGATCGAGCAAGCCGTACCGCAGGGAAAATATCTGCTTGGGTATCACATCCCGCCGATGACGGGTCTCGGCTTTTCACTGGATTTGTTGGAACGGCTTAAAACAAAATTCCCGGATCGATTTGCAGGTGTCAAAGACTCTTCGCATGATGAGTCGTTCGCAACCGCCCTCGGGGAGCGTTTTGGAAAAGACCTGCTTGTCCTGAACGGGACAGATTCCTATTTTCATCACGCGCTGAAGAATCACGCGCAAGGCGCGATTACCGCCCCGGCAAATTTGATCTCCGATAATTTACGAAAGATCTGGGACATGTTCCAAGAAGGCCGGGACCCGTCGAAGGTTCAGGCAAAGGTGACAGACCAGAGACATTTTCTGGAGCAATTCTCCCCCATCGCGCCGATCCTCAAAGGATTACTTCACAAAATTCATGGATTGCCGCTGTGGGCGGTTCGCCCGCCATTGGAACACCTTGATGAAAGAACCCTCGAAGATGCGGCGGAGAAATTTCTAAGAATATAAAACCATGTCAATCTGGCGTCTCCTTTACACTTCCCCAGCCACCGGCGCATGGAACATGGCTGTGGACGAGTCCATCCTCGAATCTATTTTTCGCGGCGAGTCGAAGCCGACACTGCGCTTGTATTCATGGAATCCGCCGTGTCTTTCCCTTGGTCACGCCCAACCCTTCAGGGATGTGGATGTGGAGCGACTGCGCGCCCGGGGCTGGGATGTCGTCCGCCGCGTGACCGGGGGACGGGCGATCCTGCACACCGACGAGTTGACCTACTCTGTGGCCGGTCCCGCGGATGAACCCGTCCTTTCAGGCGGAGTGCTTGAATCCTACAACCGGCTGGCAAAAGCGTTGTCTTATGCTGTGCGATCATTAAACGTGCCTGTCGAGGTAAAAGAATCTGAAGACGGACATTCCCAGCAAAATTTGAACCCCGTCTGCTTCGAAGTGCCGTCAACGTATGAGATCACTGTGAATGGAAGGAAATTGATCGGTTCGGCTCAGGCGCGCAGGAAGGAAGGCGTACTCCAGCACGGCTCGCTTCCCTTGACCGGCGACCTATCCCGTATCTGCGACGTCCTGGTTTTCGAAAACGAGTCAAAAAGGCAAAACGCGAAGGAAAGATTGCTGGCGCGGGCAACCACGGTCAGATCCGCTCACGGCGTGGATTCAAGTTGGGAACAGGCCGCCCAGGCTTTCGTCTATGGATTCGAAGCGGAGTTGGGAATCCGTTTCGAGAACGGGGAGCTGGCCCATTCCGAACTTCGACGCGCGGAGGAGTTGGTGAACGAGAAATACGCCCATCCTTCATGGACGGAGCGAAATTAATTTCACACAATTTTCGAACAATCAATTTCATGAAAAAATAACAGGCGCATCCGATTGAGATGCGCCTGTTTGGATTCCGGCCAATTTATACGACCACAGACTGATTGTATAGTTGCTGCTTGATCGAGGCGATATCTTGTTCCAGCCGCCTATCTGCATGAATCTGTTCCTTGATCTTTTCGTAGGCAGACATCACCGTGGAGTGGTCCCGCCCGCCGAGGACTTCACCGATCTGGGGAAAGGAGATTTTCGCCTCTTCGCGCAGGAGATACATGGCGATCTGCCGCGGCAAGGCTATTTCCTTGGTGCGGTCGCGCCCGAGCAGTTTTTCAGCAGTTAAACCGAATTTTCGTGCAACAAGGTCGACAACGTGATTAGGTTGAATGTCGTTTTTTGACGGCATCAGATCCGCCAGCGCCACTTCCACAAGGTCTGGGGTGAGAGATGCCCCGCTCAAATCCGCGTAGGCGATGATGCGGTTAAGAGCGCCTTCTAGCTCGCGGATGTTCGACTGCACGCGCTGGGCAATGCTTTCGAGGATCTCATCCGAAATTTGCCTGCCGGTCCGTTCGGCTTTGGAGCGGAGGATGGCAAGCCGGGTTTCGAGGTCTGGAGCCTGGATATCGGCAGTCAGCCCCCACTCGAAGCGGGAGCGCAGCCGTTCTTCGAGCGTGATGAGTGATTTTGGCGGCCGGTCGGACGAAACGATGATCTGCTTGTCCTGCCCATGCAATGTATTGAAGGTGTGGAAGAATTCCTCCTGCGTGGATTCCTTCCCGGCGATGAACTGGATGTCGTCGATCAAAAGCACGTCGGCAGAACGGTATTTTTCGCGGAAAGCCTGCGTGGTGTGCGTGCGGATGGCGGCGATCAGGTCGTTGGTGAATTCCTCTGATGAAACGTACAGGACGTTCAACCCGCTGGCGTGACAGGCATTGCCGATGGCGTGAAGGAGATGGGTCTTGCCGAGTCCGACGCCTCCATAAAGGAAGAGGGGGTTGTACGCCCTCGCAGGCTTGTCTGCGACCGCCTGACAAGCCGCATGTGCAAGCCTGTTGCCCGAACCGACCACATAGGTGTCAAAAGTGTAGCGCGGATTTAAGGTCACATGGCGGGGTTTTGGCTCAGGCGGAGTAATTTGAATCGAAGCGGGTGCCGGATCGGGGTCCAAAGTGGAAGCGATATCTTCCGATTGGGAAACTATGAACTTCACCGACACTTTCGAGTTCAACGTATCGATCAAAAGCTTATTGACAGTGGCGGCAAGGCGCGTATCGAGCCAGTCGCGCGCGTAGGCGTTACGGACTCCTACCGTCAGCATCCCGTTATCGTAGCCAACGGGGCGGGTATCGCGCACCCAGGTATCGAAGGATGCGCGCGGCATATCCATTTGGAGTTGCGCAAGGACGGTTTGCCATGCCTGTTCAGCGTTCATAGTTGTTCCTCGATGTTCAAGATTTCCGAAATTTTGACGTAGATGAAACTAACCCGCCTTTCTGGGCGGCTTTTTCGAGTTTTCGTTTGAATCTGTTGTACTTCTTCTTTCTGGGATCAGCGGATGAACTCTATCAAGCAAACATCCGTTATTTCAGCGTGCGCTTATTCTAGCAGAATATCCCAATGAATAATAGTCGTTAGACCTACGTGAAGTTAAAAATTTTTGTTTTTTTAAGATTATCCCATCTTAAAGAATCTTTATGATTTCAAGTTAAACCTGATTTTTTACTAGAACAAGCGTTTCAGCCATGAGCGCCCAATTACCGCACGCCTACCCCCATATATGGGTATTGGAGGCGGAATCGACATAAGCATGATATTTCTATGTTAATAAATGTTCATGAACAACATTCACGATTCAAATCGGATGAGACTCAAAATCCTGCGATTCAATTTGTGATCATGAATGTTTTGCGCGTTTCATTGTTTGATTCCGCGCGGAACCCATGCCAACACCGTCGTTCCTTCGCCTTGAATCGATGTAATATCGACATCACCACCCGATGAACGCGCGCGAGTCTGCATATTGGCAAGTCCGTGACCGATGAATGTGGACATTTTTTCAACATCAAAGCCCTTTCCATCATCGTTGATCTCCAATAAGGCGCGATCTTCCGTCGTCCAAAGCGAAATTCGGACGTTTTTTGCCTTCGCATGCTTGGCGGAATTCGCCAACGCCTCCTGGCATATGTGAAATAATGCGAGAGATTGAGCCTGAGTCAACTCCTTCATCTCGGATTCGGGCGATGTAAATAACACTTCAGAGAATGTATTTGCGCGATATTCAGTGATCAGGCGCTTGATTCCGTTCATTAAGCCGTCGTTTCCGAGCTGGCGGGGTCTTAAATCGAGAATATACGCTCGTAAATCGCGTATTGCCTGGTTCAAACCCTCGATGGCATGGTCGATTTTTGCCTTCGCTTCGTCCGAATCTTCAATGACAAGGTGTTTTGCGCCTTCCAAACCCAGCCCAACCCCGTAAATCGATTGAATGATGCCGTCATGAAGGTCCATACCGATGCGATTGCGTTCCTCCAAGACCGCCAACCGACGCGCATTGGCGTGTAATCGGGCATTTTCGATGGCAAGTCCAGCCCATGCTCCGACCGCGGAAAGCATCTGAACGCTTCGATCTTCGAACGGAGCCTTCGAACGCGTGGCGACGCTCATCACACCCATCACGCTTTCACTTGAAATAAGAGGAATACTCAATATTTGCCGAAAACCGGCCTTCACCACCGCCTTGCGCAGGAAACTTTCATCCTTGGCGAGGTCTGTGCTGATCATTGGACGCCCAATTTTCGCAACGATTCCCGGATACCCCTCACCCACCTGGAACAAGTTTCTCGTCCAAAACGCCTCGGCGGCTTCCCCGCGGTGGAGCATCATGCGTAATGTGGTCTTATCCTCTTCCAGCAGGAAGATCTCCCCCGCTTCCATTTTCAAATAGTTCATCACCAACCCGAGGGCTTTGTTCAGGATTTCGTTGAGATCGAGGCTGGAGGTCAACGCAGAGGCGATATCGTTCAAAAGGTTCATGTCCACATTGCGACGGGTCAGCGCGGCGTCACGTTCCATCATGTTCTCGATCAACCGCGCGTTGGTGATGGCGGTCGCCGCATATGTGGCGAGCATTTGTATGATCATCTCGTCGTCCGACGAGAAATCATCGGCGTCCTTTTTCTCGGTCAGGTAGATCTGTCCCAATTGGCGGTCACTCGTCCGAATTGGCATACCCAGGAAGGAGACCATCCTTGGGTGGTGATCGGGAAAACCCACAGACTTGGGATGATTTTGAATTACGGGAACACGCAGGGGGGATTCGGTGTCCATCAATTCCCCGATCAAGCCGCGTCCCACCGGCGGATGCGCGATACGCTTGACCGCGTCGCGGGTCATGCCTACGGAAATGAACTTTTCGAGTTTCCCTTTTTCATCCAGAACGCCCAATGCGGCATATTTTGCCCCCGCCTGTTCGCAGGCAGTGGATGCGATCCTTTCCAGCAAGGTATCCAGCGAAACATCCTTAACCAATTCAAGGCTCGCCCGATGAAGCGCAAAGAGGCGTTCCTGTAATTGCTCGCGGGTTAGAAGCATCCAAACTCCTCCTGCAAATTATACCAAGACCTGTTATTTGATAGAATTTGCCAGCAGGAAATTGTTAGCATAGGACACAATATGACAACATCCCGAATCTCTGGTTTTTATAACATGACGCTCGAAGAGCGTCGCGCGAAAATTGAGGAAGCGCTCTCGCTTCAGACTCCGCCCGATCTTGGCGCGTGGACCTCAGGCGGGCTCTCCGCTGAAGCCGCCGACCACATGATCGAAAATGTGATCGGTCTCCATAGCCTGCCATTGGGCATTGCGCTGAACTTCATGGTCAACGGACGTGATGTGCTCGTGCCGATGACGCTTGAAGAACCGTCTGTTGTGGCAGGCGCTTCGTTTATGGCAAAACTTGCCCGCGCAGGCGGCGGATACCAAGCCACCACCACCGACCCGCTCATGATCGGGCAGATGCAGGTCATTAATGTGCCCAATCTCAATGAAGCAAAACTAAAGATATACGAGAAGAAAGCCGAACTGCTCGCCGAAGCGGACTCGATTGACCCGATCCTCAAAAAGTTCGGCGGCGGTGCAAGAGACCTCGATGTTCGAGTATTCGAAGATTCGCCAATTGGCGGATTCCTGGTTGTTCATCTAATCTATGACGTCCGTGATGCGATGGGCGCGAATGCGGTCAATACAGCTTGCGAAAGACTCGCGCCAAAGATCGAAGCCATCACCGGCGGGAAAGTTCACCTGCGCATTCTCTCCAACCTCGCAGATAGGCGCATTGCCCGCGCACGTTGTACAATCCCCGTAAAAGAATTAGCTTTCGATACCTTCTCCGGTGAATCTGTCCGCGATGGAATCATCGCCGCCTACGCCTTCGCCGCCGTGGACCCGTACCGCGCCGCTACCCACAACAAGGGCATTATGAACGGCGTGGACTCGGTGGTCATTGCCACAGGCAACGATTGGCGCGCCATTGAAGCGGGCGCTCATGCCTATGCCGTCAAAAACGGACATTACACCTCCCTCTCCACCTGGGGAAAAGACAGTGAAGGCAACCTCGTCGGCACGCTCGAAATACCCATGGCGGTTGGCATCGTCGGCGGAGCGACCAAAGTCCACCCGGCGGCGCAAGCCGCAGTCAAACTCATGGGTGTAAAAACTGCCAATGAATTAGCTGAGATCATCGTTTCAGTGGGACTGGCTCAGAATATGGCAGCTCTCCGCGCTCTCGCCACTGAAGGCATCCAACGCGGACACATGTCACTGCATGCGCGTCAAGTTGCGATCGCCGCAGGTGCGGAAGGTGATTTGATCGAAAAGGTTGCGGCGCAAATGGTGGCAGAGAAGGTTGTGAGAATTGACAGGGCGGAAGAGATTTTGAAGACGATGAGTGGAAAGTAGAAAGTGGTAAGTTGGTAGATTAGTAGATTGGTAAATGGTGACTCATGGATACCGAAGCCTTAATTGAATTTACACAAAAGCTCGTCCGCCAGCCCAGTTTGTCTGGTGAGGAAGGCGCGGTCACGAGACTCGTCGTGGACGAGATGAACGCTCTCGGCTTTGATAAGGTTTGGGTTGACAAATACGGTTCCGCCGTGGGAATGATCCGCGGGGCGCAGGCGGGTAAGACTCTGCTTTTTGATGCGCACACTGATACGGTGGGAATCGCTCCCGGGTCCGTCTGGACTCGCGCCCCTTTCGGCGCCGAAGTGACCGACACACACATGTACGGGCGCGGCGTGATGGACATGAAAGGTTCACTTGCGGCGATGATCCACGCGGCGGCGAGCGCGGACAGAAACAAACTCGGGGGCACAGTGGTAATTTCGGCTTCAGTGATGGAAGAGGTTTACGAAGGCGGCGCGCTCAAAGCTGTGATGGACGAGGTCAAGCCGGATTATGTCGTGATCGGCGAAGCGACCCAACTCAACCTGGCACGCGGCGGGCGCGGACGGGCAGAGATTCATCTTGAAGCAATTGGCAAGCCTGCGCATTCATCGTCGCCGCAATTGGGCATCAACGCTATTCATTTGATGACGAAGGTCATCGCAGAGATCGAAAAACTCCAGGTCAAGGAATATCCGTTGATGGGTCCGGGAATTTACGCGCTCACCGACATCATTTCGGAGCCCTACCCCGCTTACTCTGTAATCCCCGCCAAATGCAAAGCGACCTATGATCGCCGCCTTCTGCCAGGTGAAACACCTGAAGGTGTGTTGAATGAAATTACTTCATTGTCTGCACTGAAGGATGTCAACTTCACGGCAAGAATCGCGCAAAGCGACCACATCACCTACACAGGCGAAACGCTAACCGCGCATAAATTCTTCCCGGCTTGGGAGTTGGATGAAGATAACGAGTTTGTGCAAATGGCATTAAAAGGACTTCGCGCCTCAGGGCTGGACCCGAAACTGGGTGCCTACCGATTCTGCACCAACGCCGCTTACAGCATTGGCACAGCGGGCGTCCCAACCATTGGCTTTGGTCCCGGCGCGGAAGGGGACGCGCACGTGGTGGATGAACAGCTTAGTTTGCTTGAATTGGAAAAGACGGCGCGGGGGTATGTTGGGATTATTGAAGCGGTGTTGGGAAGATAGAAAGCGGAAAGATGAAAGAGGATAATCTTCTCTGGCAAATCCGCTATTTTGTTTACTCACACATTGCAGAAGCCACCCGCCCACCTCGCGTGGATGAAGCCGCCGCGCATTTTGGAACCTCAATTGAAGAAGCCACAGAATTTTATAAAG
This portion of the Anaerolineales bacterium genome encodes:
- the dnaA gene encoding chromosomal replication initiator protein DnaA; the encoded protein is MNAEQAWQTVLAQLQMDMPRASFDTWVRDTRPVGYDNGMLTVGVRNAYARDWLDTRLAATVNKLLIDTLNSKVSVKFIVSQSEDIASTLDPDPAPASIQITPPEPKPRHVTLNPRYTFDTYVVGSGNRLAHAACQAVADKPARAYNPLFLYGGVGLGKTHLLHAIGNACHASGLNVLYVSSEEFTNDLIAAIRTHTTQAFREKYRSADVLLIDDIQFIAGKESTQEEFFHTFNTLHGQDKQIIVSSDRPPKSLITLEERLRSRFEWGLTADIQAPDLETRLAILRSKAERTGRQISDEILESIAQRVQSNIRELEGALNRIIAYADLSGASLTPDLVEVALADLMPSKNDIQPNHVVDLVARKFGLTAEKLLGRDRTKEIALPRQIAMYLLREEAKISFPQIGEVLGGRDHSTVMSAYEKIKEQIHADRRLEQDIASIKQQLYNQSVVV
- a CDS encoding hydroxymethylglutaryl-CoA reductase, degradative; the encoded protein is MTTSRISGFYNMTLEERRAKIEEALSLQTPPDLGAWTSGGLSAEAADHMIENVIGLHSLPLGIALNFMVNGRDVLVPMTLEEPSVVAGASFMAKLARAGGGYQATTTDPLMIGQMQVINVPNLNEAKLKIYEKKAELLAEADSIDPILKKFGGGARDLDVRVFEDSPIGGFLVVHLIYDVRDAMGANAVNTACERLAPKIEAITGGKVHLRILSNLADRRIARARCTIPVKELAFDTFSGESVRDGIIAAYAFAAVDPYRAATHNKGIMNGVDSVVIATGNDWRAIEAGAHAYAVKNGHYTSLSTWGKDSEGNLVGTLEIPMAVGIVGGATKVHPAAQAAVKLMGVKTANELAEIIVSVGLAQNMAALRALATEGIQRGHMSLHARQVAIAAGAEGDLIEKVAAQMVAEKVVRIDRAEEILKTMSGK
- a CDS encoding YgeY family selenium metabolism-linked hydrolase; amino-acid sequence: MDTEALIEFTQKLVRQPSLSGEEGAVTRLVVDEMNALGFDKVWVDKYGSAVGMIRGAQAGKTLLFDAHTDTVGIAPGSVWTRAPFGAEVTDTHMYGRGVMDMKGSLAAMIHAAASADRNKLGGTVVISASVMEEVYEGGALKAVMDEVKPDYVVIGEATQLNLARGGRGRAEIHLEAIGKPAHSSSPQLGINAIHLMTKVIAEIEKLQVKEYPLMGPGIYALTDIISEPYPAYSVIPAKCKATYDRRLLPGETPEGVLNEITSLSALKDVNFTARIAQSDHITYTGETLTAHKFFPAWELDEDNEFVQMALKGLRASGLDPKLGAYRFCTNAAYSIGTAGVPTIGFGPGAEGDAHVVDEQLSLLELEKTARGYVGIIEAVLGR
- a CDS encoding metallophosphoesterase → MKILAVSDQVVERVYSLASNGHFSDVGLILGCGDLPYTYLEFLVTVLNAPLFYVPGNHDPDFNPRDSNSKAEGGSNLDLKTFCHKNILIGGFGGSVRYRPDGTNQYTQWEAYLRAFGMIPRLLSNRLRYGRALDILISHSPPSGIHDDTDQPHHGLSAINWLIRFARPRIHLHGHTHFYRSNIAKKETGFGCTTIINVYPYKVIEFSTLDPINKEKRADHAQ
- a CDS encoding GAF domain-containing sensor histidine kinase — encoded protein: MLLTREQLQERLFALHRASLELVKDVSLDTLLERIASTACEQAGAKYAALGVLDEKGKLEKFISVGMTRDAVKRIAHPPVGRGLIGELMDTESPLRVPVIQNHPKSVGFPDHHPRMVSFLGMPIRTSDRQLGQIYLTEKKDADDFSSDDEMIIQMLATYAATAITNARLIENMMERDAALTRRNVDMNLLNDIASALTSSLDLNEILNKALGLVMNYLKMEAGEIFLLEEDKTTLRMMLHRGEAAEAFWTRNLFQVGEGYPGIVAKIGRPMISTDLAKDESFLRKAVVKAGFRQILSIPLISSESVMGVMSVATRSKAPFEDRSVQMLSAVGAWAGLAIENARLHANARRLAVLEERNRIGMDLHDGIIQSIYGVGLGLEGAKHLVIEDSDEAKAKIDHAIEGLNQAIRDLRAYILDLRPRQLGNDGLMNGIKRLITEYRANTFSEVLFTSPESEMKELTQAQSLALFHICQEALANSAKHAKAKNVRISLWTTEDRALLEINDDGKGFDVEKMSTFIGHGLANMQTRARSSGGDVDITSIQGEGTTVLAWVPRGIKQ
- a CDS encoding dihydrodipicolinate synthase family protein; this encodes MTDLHPLSGVYAAAVTPYLGIPKTPGRPDTAFDFELLAGFLHFLAERGCHGALLFGTTGEGPSFSPREREAVLRSIRVIRHQIRDFKLLVGTGTSSLSETIELTKLAYDLGYDGTVVLPPYYYRKATEDGLFQWFSELIEQAVPQGKYLLGYHIPPMTGLGFSLDLLERLKTKFPDRFAGVKDSSHDESFATALGERFGKDLLVLNGTDSYFHHALKNHAQGAITAPANLISDNLRKIWDMFQEGRDPSKVQAKVTDQRHFLEQFSPIAPILKGLLHKIHGLPLWAVRPPLEHLDERTLEDAAEKFLRI
- a CDS encoding lipoate--protein ligase family protein yields the protein MSIWRLLYTSPATGAWNMAVDESILESIFRGESKPTLRLYSWNPPCLSLGHAQPFRDVDVERLRARGWDVVRRVTGGRAILHTDELTYSVAGPADEPVLSGGVLESYNRLAKALSYAVRSLNVPVEVKESEDGHSQQNLNPVCFEVPSTYEITVNGRKLIGSAQARRKEGVLQHGSLPLTGDLSRICDVLVFENESKRQNAKERLLARATTVRSAHGVDSSWEQAAQAFVYGFEAELGIRFENGELAHSELRRAEELVNEKYAHPSWTERN